A window of the Alnus glutinosa chromosome 4, dhAlnGlut1.1, whole genome shotgun sequence genome harbors these coding sequences:
- the LOC133866289 gene encoding disease resistance protein RUN1-like — MTRLKMFINRNACFSEKPNFLSNELRLLDWSNYPGESLPSNFCGKNLVVLTMPRSQLKELEGVQNFQNMTIMNLVGCEFLRKIPNVSRIPNLEELDLHGCKNLVEIHHSIGFHDKLVSLKLGRCYNLKSFPRSLKMRSLKFLCLLRCSKLKNFPEIECQMECLEYINFGGTGIKELPSSIENLVGVKTLDLSDCTKLKYLEIPCIGDLDGIIQPFFLNSKYLSFIDCSKVAKFLKTMEEYETIYARCCIHRGIGNFIGGRITPIAAFVEYKRF, encoded by the exons ATGACAAGGCTCAAAATGTTTATTAACCGTAATGCATGCTTTTCTGAAAAGCCTAATTTTCTCTCTAATGAGTTAAGATTGCTTGATTGGTCTAATTATCCTGGGGAATCTTTGCCATCCAATTTTTGTGGAAAGAACCTTGTTGTTTTAACAATGCCTCGAAGTCAGCTCAAGGAATTGGAGGGAGTCCAG AATTTCCAAAACATGACAATTATGAATTTAGTTGGTTGTGAATTCCTAAGAAAAATTCCTAATGTTTCAAGGATCCCAAATTTAGAGGAGTTGGATCTTCATGGTTGCAAAAATTTAGTTGAGATTCATCATTCCATTGGATTCCATGATAAGCTTGTTAGTTTGAAACTTGGAAGATGCTATAATCTTAAGAGTTTTCCGAGAAGTCTTAAGATGAGATCTCTAAAATTTCTTTGCCTTTTGAGATGCTCGAAGCTTAAGAACTTCCCTGAAATTGAGTGTCAAATGGAATGTTTAGAATATATCAACTTTGGAGGAACTGGTATAAAGGAACTACCTTCATCTATTGAGAACCTCGTTGGGGTTAAAACCTTGGATCTAAGTGATTGCACAAAGTTGAAATATTTAGAAATACCATGCATTGGGGACCTGGATGGGATTATACAACCATTTTTTCTAAATAGCAAATATCTTAGTTTCATTGACTGTTCAAAAGTTGCTAAGTTTCTAAAAACAATGGAGGAATATGAGACAATCTATGCTCGGTGTTGTATCCATAGAGGAATCGGCAATTTCATCGGTGGCAGAATTACTCCAATTGCCGCCTTCGTCGAATACAAGCGATTCTAA
- the LOC133865459 gene encoding probable disease resistance protein RPP1, with translation MSAKGCVSLAIFLEEARRSPWFNTPETLFHVGTIFPALILGNHVLTESEFLIQRDCPSSLRFLDLSGSAIVSLPTWFNTFVGLKDLYLNGCNQLEEIPELPPNIKEVAADGCTSLERFQFNNIKDLPMLEWIEFSNCHGLRENMGDDLQICLLSEGHLKDHQYSCIFPGNKIPDYFSYRKELSNTNWCEIDINEPVHLDLENTRFAFSAIIGIEDVQGVSDFRILVEIINDIGQHIYSHRPYMYSLVSSDHVWLNYHVSNHSQLKTDNLRVIFTCEKHLKSVFFKSCGFHLMKRK, from the exons atgaGTGCGAAGGGGTGTGTGTCATTGGcaatttttttagaagaagCTAGAAGATCTCCATGGTTTAATACACCAGAGACCCTATTCCACGTTGGAACGATATTTCCAGCGTTGATTCTTGGAAACCATGTTCTGACAGAATCAGAGTTCTTGATTCAACGCGATTGCCCTTCTAGTTTGAGATTTCTTGATCTATCAGGAAGCGCTATTGTTAGCCTTCCTACATGGTTCAACACATTTGTTGGATTGAAGGATCTTTACTTGAACGGTTGCAATCAACTTGAAGAAATTCCAGAACTTCCACCAAATATAAAAGAGGTAGCTGCGGATGGATGCACATCATTGGaaagatttcaatttaataatataaaggATTTACCAATGCTTGAATGGATTGAGTTTTCCAATTGCCATGGACTACGTGAAAATATGGGGGATGATCTGCAAATTTGTTTATTGAGTGAG GGACATCTTAAGGACCATCAATATAGCTGTATATTTCCAGGAAATAAGATTCCAGATTACTTCAGTTATCGTAAAGAGCTTTCAAATACCAATTGGTGTGAAATAGATATCAATGAGCCTGTACATTTGGATTTGGAGAATACAAGATTTGCTTTCTCTGCTATTATTGGGATAGAGGATGTACAAGGTGTGAGTGATTTTCGAATTCTCGTTGAAATCATCAATGATATTGGTCAACACATCTATTCTCATAGGCCGTATATGTATAGTTTAGTTAGCTCAGATCATGTATGGTTGAATTACCATGTGTCAAACCATTCTCAACTAAAGACGGATAATCTTCGAGTTATATTTACATGCGAAAAACATTTAAAGTCAGTGTTCTTTAAAAGTTGCGGATTCCATCTAATGAAGAGGAAGTGA